From the Paenibacillus sp. MMS20-IR301 genome, the window AACGGATCAGGGAAGAAATGCGCAGCGGCAAGAGCATTATGTCTTCCGTTAAAGCTGGTAACAAGACCTCTTTCCGCACGGTCATGGATGCCAATGTCACCACTATCATTGTAGCGGCTGTAATGTTCGCCTTTGGTACAGGTGCGGTTAAAGGCTTCGCGCTGATTCTGATTGTGGAAATTGTGCTTAGTATTGTAACAAACCTTTATTTTGCCCATTGGCTGCTGACAGTGCTGGTTAAAGCCGGAGCACTCAAAAAGCCGAAGCAATTTGGGGTAAAGGAGAGTGACATCAGTGCGCTTTAAGAAAGAACTGGATTTTGTACATTTAAGCAAGTATTTCTATATCTTCTCCATTGCCCTTACGGTAGCCGGACTGATCTTCCTGGCAACCTTCGGTTTGAATTACAGCGTTGATTTCAAGGCCGGGTCCAATGTGGATGTGTCCCTCTCCAAGAGCATTACGCAGGATGAATTGAAGCCAGCCCTAGCGGAAGCCGGCATTGGACATGATCCTACGATTACTATCGGGGACAAGCGGGTTAACATCCGCTATGATGAAGAGCTGAATGATACACAAAGTGAAGCCCTGAAAACAGCAATTACCAAGATTGATGATCAGGCTTCGTTTGAAATCAACACAGTGGATACTGAGATGGCTAAGGAGCTTGCCCGCAATGCAATCTATTCGGTGCTCCTCTCCAGTATCGGGATTATCATCTATGTAAGTATCCGTTTTGAATGGCGGTTTGCGCTTGCTTCGATCGTGGCACTGCTCCATGACGCATTCATGGTTGTAGCGATCTTCTCCATCTTCCGTCTGGAGGTGGATTTGACCTTCATTGTCGCGGTGCTGACGATTATCGGTTATTCCATCAATGATACGATCGTTATCTTTGACCGGATCCGCGAGAACCTGCGCTTCGGCAAACAGAAGTCGTATGAGGATCTGAAGGTTCTGGTTAACAAGAGCGTATCCCAGACGCTCATGCGCTCGCTGTACACAGCATTCACAGTATTCATTGCTGCGTTCTTCCTCCTGATTATGGGTGGAGAATCGATCAAGATGTTCTCACTGGCTATGGTTATCGGTTTGCTCTTCGGAGCGTATTCTTCCATCTTTATTGCAAGCCCGCTCTGGCTGCTGCTGAAGAAGCGCCAGAAGCCGGCGGTAAAGAGTCCGGCCAAAGTCTAAAGCGTAAGTTTCCAGGGAAGCCGCGTCTGAAGCGACGCGGCTTTTCGGAATCTTTGGATCTGCATCTTAAGCTGATTTCATCATCATGAGATTACTTGCTAGTGGTAAGGAGGGCCTCGTTATGAATGACAAACCATTACCCCGGAGAGAAGCTGCTGTTTGGACTGGAATACTCAGTGATGTAGCTCTGGCTGTGGCTAAAGGAAGCATTGGTTATTTTGCAGGCAGCAAAGCATTGATGGGGGACGCTTTCTACTCCGGAGCAGATGCTGCAGCCAAGCTGGCAGGGGTTATTCCATGGAATCCAAAGCAGAGTAACAAGACTGCGGCAGCCCGCAGCCGGACAGTGCAGGGCAGTAAAGAGCCGATGGCGGCTATTCTTTTAGCTGTACTGATTCTGATGGGCGGCCTGCAGATTGCTTTCTCCGCGATCCGTGATTTAACGAGAGGAAATTTATCGGCACCGGGACAGTCGGCACTTATCGCCGTTTTGCTGTGTATTGTGTTCAAAGAGGCTATTTTTCAATATCAATACCGTTACTTCAAAAAAAAGGGCGACGGCAGCCACGCTGCTTATGCCGATAACCACCGTTTCAGCCTGTATACATCCATAACCGTATTTATCGGCATCGCGCTGGCGATGACCGGAGGATACCTGAACTGGCATCCGCTGCTCTATATGGACCCGATTGCCGCACTCCTGGCAGGCTGCCTGATTATCCGCAAAGGTTATGCATTGATTACTTCCTCTGTATATAGCAATAAGCAACCCCAGGAGCTTCCCTCCAAGGAAGCGGCCAGCTTCATTGAGACCGTTCAGCGTGTCCACGGCGTCATTCGTGTGGAGCACCTGAAGGCACTGGAGCAAGGAAGCTATGTGAACCTGCATGTCAAAATCAGCGTTAATCCGCGGATTAGCGTCATGGAAGCCCAGGACATATCCGAATGTGCCCGGAAGCTGCTGCAGCACCGGTTCGTTCATGTGGGCGAGGTGCATATGGATGTTGTGCCGTATGATCCGGGTTATCCTTATAAAAGCAACCATGAACTCGCGGACAACGATGTTCCCACACTGCTTCAGTAGTCTGCAAGGTTGAGAGAAAGGTGAGCTGTATTGCTTAATTCAAAAACAAGATGGCAATCTCCGGCAGCCGATCCCGAGACCACCTCGGAACTGGCCCGGAGCCTTTCTATTTCTCCGCTGCTTTCCTCATTGCTGGTGCAAAGAGGCATGAATACCGCTGAAAAGGCGCTGGTATTCATGGACGGCGGAGCGGAAGATAGCCATGATCCCTATCTGCTGAAAGGAATGGCCGCGGCCGTGCCGCGGATTAAGAAGGCACTGCAGGAAGAAGAACATATTCTGGTGTACGGCGATTATGATGCTGACGGAGTATCCAGTACAGCGCTGATGATTCAACTGCTGCGTCATTTGGGTGCATCTTTTGATATTTATATTCCGCATCGTTCGAATGAGGGCTACGGCCTGCATAATCACGCGCTCGATTGGGCGCTGCAGCAGGGTGTATCTCTTGTTATTACTGTAGATACTGGTATCAGTGCCTATCATCAGATTGCATATGCTTCCGGGCTCGGCATTGATGTTATTGTCACAGATCATCATGAGCCGCCGGAGCTGCTGCCCGAAGCGTATGCCTTAATTAATCCGAAGCTGCCGGATTGCCCGTATCCGTTCAAGGGTCTGGCCGGTGTAGGTGTGGCTTACAAGCTGGCTGAGGCGCTTCTTGGCGGCGGAGTGCCGGAAGAATGGTGTGAGATTGCGGCAATTGGTACAGTGGCGGATCTGATGCCGCTGCAAGGCGAGAACCGCAGCCTTGTACGCAAGGGACTGAAGAGCATGCAGAATTCACCGTTTCCGGGAATTCGGGCACTGCTGTCTGTCAGCGGAATTACAATGAGCACAGTGAGTGCTGTGAATATTGCCTTTGGTATGGCTCCGCGCATCAATGCCAGCGGCAGACTGGATCATGCAGGCCGGGCGGTCACCCTGCTGACCACGGAAGACATGGAAGAAGCAGAACAGCTTGCCGGGGAGCTCGATTTGCTGAACAAAGAACGCCAGCTGGTTGTCGAACGTATTGTTCAGGAAGCGGCTGCCAAGCTCGAGCAGCGGATCAGCCGCAGCGGACTGCCGGATATTATTGTACTGGCCGAGCAGGGCTGGAATGTCGGTGTAGTCGGCATAGTGGCCTCCAAGCTGCTCGAACGCTACTACCGTCCGGTAATTATTCTGGATATCCATCCGGATACCGGAATGTGCAAAGGCTCAGCCCGGTCCATACCGGGTCTGGACATTTATGCAGCCTTATCCTCCTGTGCCGGACTGATGGATCACTTCGGCGGCCACCCGGCAGCAGCCGGCATGAGTCTGCCGCAGAGTAAGCTCGAAGAGTTCGATGCAGCGCTTAATGCGTACGCAGAAGCAGTGCTGACACCAGACGATTTCGTAGCCGTTGCTGCCGCAGACGGGGAGGTGGCTATTGCGGATCTGACCCTGCAGGCTGCTCTTGAGCTGGAGCGGCTTGCCCCGTTCGGCATGGCCAATCCGCTGCCGAGATTCATTCTGCGCGGAGCTGCCGTGAAGGAGACGCGCAAGATGGGCCAGGACGGCAAGCATCTGAAGCTTGTCCTGCAGCAGGACAAGCTGACCATTGAAGCCGTAGCCTTCGGCAAGGGGCCGCTGGCTGACCTGCTGCCCGGAGGAACAGTTGTTGATGTGCTTGCGGAGCTGTCCATCAATGAATGGAACGGCTCCCGCAAGCCGCAGCTGATGCTGCAGGATCTGGCGGTACCGTATGCGCAGCTATTTGATCTGCGCGGCGCTGCCGATGCGGTCAAGGGCGCGGCGCATCTCCACGAGCTGTTCAGCCTGTACAGCGGAGGCGGTCCGGTAAAGACTGCTGCGGTATTCCAGAACAGCCGGACTTCACCGCTGCGTGAGCTGAGAGGCATGTCGCTGTGGGTTTACGATGAGAATGGCGGGATTTCGCCTTTACAGCCTTCTAAGCCGGAGAGCGGAGAGGCTGGAACCTCGCTGCTCTGCCTGCTGGATATGCCGGAATCACCGGAGCAGCTGGAGGCGCTGTTCACTGCCTTTCCTGAGGCAGAGAATATTGCCCTGCTGCATCCGGTCCGTGACGGCCGTGACCGGCTGCAGATCCCGACGCGCGATCATTTCAAGTCGCTATATAAACTGCTGGCTTCCATAGCGGCGGTTGCTACACCTGAGCATGAAGTGCTGCTGCGGCTCAGCCGCCAGTCCCAGCTGGGGGTGCGCATGCTGAACAGAATGCTTGATGTGTTCACTGAGCTGAACTTCATCGAGCGCAGCAGCGGCAGAATTACTTTTGTTACCCAGCCTGCGGCGAAGAGCCTGAGCGCGTCAGAGCATTTCGTAAGGCTGGGGAAGACTGCCGAAATGGAGCAGTACTTTATGGAAGGCAGCCGGAGCGAGCTGCAGGAATTCATGCTCTCACACCGCTTAGGCGGCGTATCGTAGAGGTTGTTATGCTTACGAAGTAAAGTTTGTTTAAGGAATTCAGGCGAGGGTTATCCTCACCCCATTTTAGGAGATGATTATGTTGGATTTCAAAGACAGTATTCGTGTGATTCCGGATTTTCCGCAAGCTGGAATCAGCTTTAAAGATATTACTACCCTGCTCAAGGATGGAGCCAAGTATCGCGCAGCTATCGATGAGCTTAAGAAGCTCGTTGCCCATCTGGAGATTGATGTCATTGCCGGACCGGAGGCGCGCGGCTTCGTAGTAGGTGCGCCGCTGGCTTATGCACTCGGCGTAGGCTTCGTGCCGATCCGCAAGAGCGGCAAGCTTCCTTACGAGACGATTGAAGCAGGCTATGCTCTGGAGTACGGCAAGGACACCCTTGCCATGCATACCGATGCTATCCAGCCGGGCCAGAAGGTTCTGATTGCCGATGATCTGCTGGCTACCGGCGGTACAATCGCTACCTCGGTAAATCTGGTAGAGCAGCTGGGCGGACAAGTTGTCGGTGCGGCCTTCCTGATTGAGCTGACAGCTCTGGCTGGGCGTAATAAGCTGACGGATATTGAAGTGGTTACACTGCTGACTTACGAGGACTAGAATCAATTTAGGCCGGGACAACTTTTCCCGGGAAATATAAAGCGGACTGCTGTCGAATGTGACAGCAGTCCGCTTTTTGCTTTCCGGTTTGAAATTCAACTATGAGATGAAAGTAACTATTTAATGCGCCGATTTGTCAGCTTCCTGCTCATTGGACAACCCAAGAACTTCGATCAGCTTGAACAGCAGGGCAAGAACCATACCGACGATTGTAGCCAGTGCCATACCTTTGAGCACTACACCGCCGATAGTCAGCGAAATGCCGCTGATGCCGACAACCAGAACCAGAGTAGCAAGAATCATGTTGGTTGCTTTGGAGAAATCAACCTTCTGCTCTACGAAGATACGCAGACCTGAAGCGGCAATGACACCGAACAGCAGCAGGGATACACCGCCCATTACCGGCTGGGGAATATTGGCAATGACTGACGAGAACGTTCCGGAGAACGAGAGCACAATGGCAATCACCGCAGCGCCGGCAATTACGTATACTGAGTAAACCTTGGTAAGGGCCATAACACCGATATTTTCACCATAAGTGGTATTCGGTGTCGAACCCATAAATCCGGAAAGCACCGTAGAAATCCCGTTACCCATCAGCGAGCGGTCCAGTCCCGGATCCTTGGTCAGATCCTTGCCGACAATATTGCTGGTAACCAGCAAGTGGCCGATATGCTCAACAATAACAACAAGCGATACAGGGATAATCGTGAAAATTACCGACCAGTCAAAGGATGGGGTGATAATTGTTGGATGGGAGAGGAAAGAAGCTTCGGAAATCGCCGAGGTGTTGACCACACCCATGAAATAAGCGAGTACGTAACCGGTAACGATACCGATGAGGATATGAATGATTTTGGGGAAACCGCGGAATAACACGGAACCGATAACAGTGACACCGAGTGTAACCATGGATAAAATAATAGCTTTGCTATCAGGAGTCCAGTCCGCAGCAGCAACGCCTTCAGGAGCAATCAGCCCGGCCATGCGTGCGGCTACAGGAACAAGCTCAAGTCCGATGGTAGCAACGATAGCACCCATAACTGCCGGAGGGAACACTACATCAATCCAGCCGGTTCCGGCATAACGCACGAGCAAAGCAACAAGAATGAAAATAACACCGGTAACAATAAATGCGCCAAGTGCAAGCGAATATCCATGCTCATGATCGCCTTTATGATCGGCAAGAACACTTAATACCGGCGAGATGAAGGCAAAGCTTGAACCAAGGTATGCGGGAATTTTGCCGCGGCAGATCAAAATGTAAAGCAGGGTGCCGATACCATTCATCAGCAGGATCATGCCGGGATCTACCCCGAACAGATTGGGGACAAGCACTGTGCTGCCGAACATGGCGAACAAATGCTGAAGACTCAGGAGGAAGCCCGGGCCCCAAGGGAGTCTTTCGTTAACTTGAATTTCGCGTTGCAATGGAGTTCACTTCTCTTTCTGATCTAATTTGAGATATCACTTTCAGCAGGTTGAAAAAACCGCCTTTACTAGATTAAATAGATCGGCGGGTTTTTACAACAACATTTTTATGCATGCCACAAAATTGTCTATTCTTAGGGTCTTTATCTTACAGGAATGTCACGCTATGGCAAGTGTTGACGTAATCCTCCGCAAGCGTCATAATTATAGACAACTTTAATCTGTACGTACTGCAGCTTTGAACATATGGAACCTGCAAATTCTGCATAGCTTGCGGGTTCATTTTATTATAGAAGGGAAACGGATACGACGAGAATGGGCATAGAGCAATTAACCGAAAAGGCCGGCGCCTATATAAAAGAAAAAGATCTTCTCCGCATCCGCGAAGCTTACGAGTTTGCCGATCAGGCCCATCACGGGCAGGTCCGGAAGTCGGGGGAGCCATACATTCTGCATCCGCTGGCGGTCGCAGATATTGTCGTCAATATGCAAATGGATGTTATATCCATTATTGCTGCGCTGCTGCATGATGTTGTGGAAGATACGACGGTGTCCCTGGACCAGATCCGTGCGAAATTTGGCGATACCTGCGCCATGCTGGTGGACGGTCTGACGAAGCTGGAACGCATCCGCTTCCGCTCCAAGGAAGAGCAGCAGAACGAGAATTACCGTAAAATGTTCATCGCCATGGCCCAGGATATCCGGGTGATTGTGATCAAGCTGGCGGACCGTCTGCATAATATGCGCACGCTGAAGTACCAGTCAGAGGAGAGCCAGCGGCGTATTTCCTATGAGACACTGGAGATTTTTTGTCCCATTGCTGACCGTCTGGGGATCTCGGCGATTAAATGGGAGATGGAGGATATTGCCCTCCGTTATCTGAACCCGCAGCAGTATTACCGGATTGCCAATCTTGTACACAAGAAGCGGGCTGAGCGTGAGCAGTTCATCGACAGCGTTATCGGCCGGATCCGCGCCAAGCTGGATGAAATGGGCATCGAAGGCGATCTTTCCGGACGCCCGAAGCATATTTACAGTGTATATAACAAAATGAGCACGAAGAACAAGCAGTTCAATGAGATTTATGATCTGCTGGCGATCCGTATCATCGTTGATAATATTAAGGATTGTTATGCCACTTTAGGAATTATTCATACTCTTTGGAAGCCGATGCCTGGCCGGTTCAAGGATTATATTGCTATGCCCAAGGCGAATATGTACCAGTCTTTGCATACAACGGTAGTCGGTCCCGGAGGGGAGCCTACAGAGGTACAGATCCGGACCTGGGAAATGCACCGTACAGCCGAATTCGGGATTGCCGCCCACTGGGCGTATAAGGAAGGCAGCAGCAACAATGTCAATCCGGAGAACCGGATGCCGTTTTTCCGTGAGATTCTGGAGCTGCAGCATGAGGCGAAGGACGCGGAAGAATTTGTGGAATCGCTCAAAATGGACTTTTTCTCCGACCTGGTCTTCGTATTCACGCCAAAAGGTGAGGTTGTGGAGCTGCCGGCCGGTTCGGTGCCGCTTGATTTCGCCTTCCGCATTCATACCGAGGTCGGCAACCGGACGATCGGCTCTAAGGTGAACGGCCGTATTGTGCCGCTGGACCATAAGCTGAAGACGGGAGATATCGTGGAGATTCTGACCTCGAAGAACTCGTACGGACCCAGCCGGGACTGGCTGAAGATTGCCCAGTCTTCCCATGCGCGGAGCAAGATCAAGCAGTGGTTCAAGAAAGAGAAGCGTGAAGAGAATGTCGAAAAAGGCCGTGAGGCCATTGAACGCGAGCTGAAGCGCCTGAATGTAGAGGTCTCTGACTGGCTGACGGAAGATAAATTGTCGGAGGCAGCGAAGAAATTTGCCTTCAACGATGTGGAGGATATGCTGTCTGCTGTAGGCTTCGGGGGCATTACCGCTTCACAGATTGCCTCCAGGCTGACGGAGAAGCTGCGTAAGGAGCAGGAAGAAGCCGCAGGCCACTTAGAGCTGACTTCAGAGATGAAGGAGATCAAGTCCAGCGGCGAGAAGCGCACCCAGCCGACCAACGGCGTACGCGTCAAAGGCATTGATAATCTGCTTGTCCGCTTCGCACGATGTTGTAATCCCGTGCCGGGCGACGATATTATCGGTTATGTAACCCGCGGACGCGGGGTGTCGGTACACCGTGAGGACTGCCCGAACATTCCGAGTGAAGGGGACGGGGAAGAATCTGCACGCGTGATCGAAGTGGAATGGGAAGGCAGTATGGAGGCCAACTACAGCGTCGATATCGAGATTACCGGCCATGACCGCAACGGGCTGCTGAATGAAGTGCTGCAGGCAGTATCGGAGAGCAAGACGAATATCTCGGCGGTTACGGGACGCTCCGACAAGAACAAGATGGCGATGATTCATATGACGATTCTGATCCGCAACACCGATCACCTGCAGTCTGTGGTGGATAAGGTGAAGCGTGTAAAGGATGTATATACGGTTAACCGCATTATGCAATAGGGCAAGGAGCTGAAGTTAGGCATGAGAGTAGTTGTGCAGCGCTGCAAGGATTCCAGCGTGACGGTAGACGGAACCGTAACCGGGGCGATTGGCGAAGGCTTGATGCTGCTGGTCGGCGTAACCCACGAGGATACGGAGAAGGATGCCAAATATTTGGCGGACAAAGTAGCGGGACTGCGCATTTTTGAGGATGAAGCCGGTAAAATGAACTTCAGCGTAACCGATACCGGAGGAGCTATCCTGTCGGTCTCGCAGTTCACATTATACGGCGACTGCCGCAAGGGGCGCCGCCCGAACTTCATGGCTGCTGCGGCTCCGGCCGAGGCAGAGCGGCTCTACGACTACTTCAACGAGGAGCTGCGCAGAGGCGGGCTTCAGGTGGAGACCGGCGTGTTTGGTGCGATGATGGACGTTGCCCTGACGAACTGGGGGCCGGTTACCCTGCTGCTGGACAGCCGGGCCTGAGCGCTGAAGCGGGCGGCTCCGCGGACAGACGCAGTTAGCAGGTGAAGGAACAGTTGAGTTGAATAGCAAGCTGAGAGAATTACAGCGAACTTCCGGACCCCGTGTTGGGGTCTTTTTGCTGTGCAGCCTTGTCCGTCCCGGCGCGTCTCTGCCTGTCCGAAGGATTTTGCCCGGTGGGATATTGCTATCCGCCTATGGATAAACTAGGGATGGACCACCAATTATCGTTATTAACGGGGAGCATAGAGCATGAGATATTCGCAAAAAGCTTGGACGTGGAACAGTATTCAGGGCTATACGGCGGGCTCGATGCCTGAGGCCTTTGCGGTAGCAAGAGCAGGCGGGGATGAGAAGGAGCTGCAGATCCTCAAGGGCAGAAGCCGCGGCCTTCTGCCGCGCACTTAAAGGGCAGGGGCTGCGGTTTTTGGCAAAGTACTTGGATAATCACCCTGAGTCAGAGCTTCACTTTGCGGGATTAATTTGTGGGGCATTTTACTGTGCACAGAAAGGGTTTGTATAGCAGAATTTGCAAAACTGGCCAGGCCTCGTTAGAAATCCGCTTATTGCGGGTAATAGAATGACGAGAACAGAACAGCGTAGAGAGGAGAACTCCATCTCATGAGTAAAGTAGCATTTCTGCTCGCAGACGGTTTTGAAGATTCGGAAATGAAGGTGCCTTATGATGAAGTCCTGCAGGCAGGCCATCAGGCAGACATTATTGGCCTGAAGGCGAATGAGACGCTGCTGGGCAAGAAGGGGAACGTCTCTTATGCGTCCGACAAGGCTATCAGCGACGTACAGGCACAAGATTATGACGCTGTAGTCATTCCGGGCGGTTCCTCGCCGGAGAATCTCCGCCTGAACCCGGATATCCTGCAATTTGTGCAGGATGCCGATGAAGCAGGCAAGCCTATTGCCGCCATTTGTCACGGGCCGCAGATTCTGATCAGCGCCGGGCTGCTGCAGGGCCGTACCCTAACCTCCTATCCGCCGCTGAAGGATGACATCATTAATGCCGGGGCGGAATTCAAGGATGAAGAGGTCGTGGTGGACGGAAATTATATTACTTCACGCACACCCAAGGATGAGCCCGCATTTGTGCGTGAGCTGCTTAAGGTGTTGTAATACAAGCTTGACGGGAATGATTAAGGGAATGGTTACTCAACTAACTTAGGAGGGATTAACATGACGAAAAGAATCCAAGCCTATTTCAGCTCAGAAGACGCGGCGGAAGGTGCCAAGACAGCATTGATTCCTTATGGTGTAGAAGGTATTGAAGTATCTGCGTTAACGGATCCCCTGGATACCGGCCGCAATAGCCGGCGCAACATTCTGGTTCCGCTGGCTCCTTTTAATACCTCGGCTACAGCTGCCGGAGGAGTATACAGCACAGGAGGCGCGGCAGGACCGCTCACTGGGGCGGCGATTGTTCCGGGCGTAGCTTTGGATGATGATTCGGGGCGTGTGGATGATGAGCGTACAGCAGGAGAGGTCCATAACGGCTCCGATCTCAAGGATAGCGATCTGGAGAACCTGCATTATGTAATGGACCTAAAAGTAGCTGAGAACCACTACAATGAGGTTGTAGAGGTTCTGCGCGGCAAGCAGGCTTATGTGGAGATTTTTGATTAAGCAGGTATAGGCATAGCTTAGTCCGGTCGTACCGATAGCTCCAGTCCTCCGCTGCGGAGAGGCTGGAGCTGTTGTGTTGTCAGGAGATCCGCTGCTGCGAGGGGAAGCGGAATGAATTCCCTAGACAGGGAATAGGGATGTAGTGTAATCTAATGTGTAGAGTTTTACACGGGCCTGGACGACGCAATAAAACGCTTTCTTTTCTGTAATGCAACTGTAATATTACATTCATGATTCCGAAATATAGCGTGTTTATAATAGAAGCATGACCCCCTTTTTTATAATATATGATGATGGACCTGCAGCAATCGGCTGCAGGTCATTTTTTTTGAAATGTGTGCGGAAAATCGAATACAATATGCCACCGCGTGGGGAATCAAGCCAAATGTATGCGGAAAACCGAATACAATGCCGACCGCGTGGGGAATCAAGCCATTTCGCTCTTGGGCAGCTGTGCAGAACAGGGTAACAGCGCAGTTTGAGCACGTGGCGGACTGAGAAGCGCTTATTTCCTGAAAATGCTCAATATACAGGGTTAAGCGGACTGGAATTCCGCCATTTAATTGATTTGAGCCCGAAATAGGCATAGCAGGCCTGTTAACGGATTCTGAGTCCGTTTGCCCCGTAATTTCGCCGGATTTCACCCAATAGCGGATGCTCAGTCCGTTTCGTCAGGGTTTGACCGCTGAAGTCCTGACGCAATTCGACTGAAATTGCGCTCTTTCGCCAATATCTGCCTTTATATGCCATGCGCGCGGTTTTGGCAGGCAAATTCAATTCATTCCTTGACTTTAGCGCAGTGGTTCAGTAGAATCTAACAATATACGATATGTTATAACGTTTTGATGACGGGACCAAGTAATCCGTAACCCACAACCCCAGAGAGGAATCCCGCTGGTTAAGCTGCCGCCCAGGTGAAGGACGGTACAGCATAATCCGCATGGCTGTAAGGATTCTGTTGATGAGCGGATGAATGACCTCCCCGAGAACGCACGGTGAACGCAGGCAGCAGCAGGTTGCCTAAGGCCAGTAACCGACTTGCGCGTAGGCGGGCGTTAACCGCTTTGAGCGGATTATGAAGCAGCGCAGCTGCTGCACTGATCCGGAATGTGGGTGGTACCACGGGTGAATTATTGGTTATGATAATCCCTCGTCCCTGTTTGTAATGAACAGGGCGGGGGATTTTTTGTTGTTTTTTGATGAGGGGTTATTTTCAGGAGGGATAGGCTGTGGCTAAAGAAAGATTCGAGAAACCAACCGGTACGCAGGATGTGCTTCCGGGTGCAGTGGAGAAATGGCAGGTTGTTGAGGGGAAGGCCAGAGATCTGTGCCGCCGGTTCAACTACCGGGAGATCCGCACGCCAATGTTCGAGCACACCGGGCTGTTCGAGCGCGGCGTAGGTGAAACAACGGATATTGTCGAAGGGGAAATGTACACCTTCAAGGATAAGGGTGACCGTGATCTGGCGCTGCGTCCCGAAGGGACCGCCGGTGTTGTCCGGGCGTATGTGCAGAACAAGCTGTATGGCGAGCCGGATGTCAGCAAGCTGTATTATATCGGCCCGATGTTCCGTTATGAGCGCCCCCAGGCGGGCCGTTACCGCCAGTTCCACCAGTTCGGCATAGAAGCCTTCGGAGCGGTTGATCCGGCAATTGATGCCGAAGTCATCTCGCTCGGCTACCAGTTCTACATTGACCTGGGGCTGAAGGATGTACGGGTGGAGCTGAATTCTGTAGGCAACGCGCCGAGCCGTGCGGCTTACCGGGAGAAGCTGCTCGATTTCCTGAGACCGATGAGAGACAATCTGTGCAGTGACTGCCAGCGCCGGATGGAACGCAACCCGCTGCGCGTGCTGGACTGCAAGGTCGACCAGGATAAATTCGGCGGTGCACCGTCGATTCTGGACAGTCTGGATGAAGAATGTACAGAGCATTTTGCCAAGGTAAAAGGTCACTTGGACGTTATGGGCGTGGAGTACAGCATCAATCCCCGTCTCGTGCGCGGCCTGGATTATTACACGCATACAGCGTTTGAGTATAAAGCAGCGGGTATCGGTTCTATCGATACAGTTGGCGGCGGCGGCCGGTATAACGGC encodes:
- a CDS encoding type 1 glutamine amidotransferase domain-containing protein, coding for MSKVAFLLADGFEDSEMKVPYDEVLQAGHQADIIGLKANETLLGKKGNVSYASDKAISDVQAQDYDAVVIPGGSSPENLRLNPDILQFVQDADEAGKPIAAICHGPQILISAGLLQGRTLTSYPPLKDDIINAGAEFKDEEVVVDGNYITSRTPKDEPAFVRELLKVL
- a CDS encoding bifunctional (p)ppGpp synthetase/guanosine-3',5'-bis(diphosphate) 3'-pyrophosphohydrolase, yielding MGIEQLTEKAGAYIKEKDLLRIREAYEFADQAHHGQVRKSGEPYILHPLAVADIVVNMQMDVISIIAALLHDVVEDTTVSLDQIRAKFGDTCAMLVDGLTKLERIRFRSKEEQQNENYRKMFIAMAQDIRVIVIKLADRLHNMRTLKYQSEESQRRISYETLEIFCPIADRLGISAIKWEMEDIALRYLNPQQYYRIANLVHKKRAEREQFIDSVIGRIRAKLDEMGIEGDLSGRPKHIYSVYNKMSTKNKQFNEIYDLLAIRIIVDNIKDCYATLGIIHTLWKPMPGRFKDYIAMPKANMYQSLHTTVVGPGGEPTEVQIRTWEMHRTAEFGIAAHWAYKEGSSNNVNPENRMPFFREILELQHEAKDAEEFVESLKMDFFSDLVFVFTPKGEVVELPAGSVPLDFAFRIHTEVGNRTIGSKVNGRIVPLDHKLKTGDIVEILTSKNSYGPSRDWLKIAQSSHARSKIKQWFKKEKREENVEKGREAIERELKRLNVEVSDWLTEDKLSEAAKKFAFNDVEDMLSAVGFGGITASQIASRLTEKLRKEQEEAAGHLELTSEMKEIKSSGEKRTQPTNGVRVKGIDNLLVRFARCCNPVPGDDIIGYVTRGRGVSVHREDCPNIPSEGDGEESARVIEVEWEGSMEANYSVDIEITGHDRNGLLNEVLQAVSESKTNISAVTGRSDKNKMAMIHMTILIRNTDHLQSVVDKVKRVKDVYTVNRIMQ
- the hisS gene encoding histidine--tRNA ligase produces the protein MAKERFEKPTGTQDVLPGAVEKWQVVEGKARDLCRRFNYREIRTPMFEHTGLFERGVGETTDIVEGEMYTFKDKGDRDLALRPEGTAGVVRAYVQNKLYGEPDVSKLYYIGPMFRYERPQAGRYRQFHQFGIEAFGAVDPAIDAEVISLGYQFYIDLGLKDVRVELNSVGNAPSRAAYREKLLDFLRPMRDNLCSDCQRRMERNPLRVLDCKVDQDKFGGAPSILDSLDEECTEHFAKVKGHLDVMGVEYSINPRLVRGLDYYTHTAFEYKAAGIGSIDTVGGGGRYNGLVEEIGGPDQPGIGFGIGLERILLILENQGVELEQAKPLDVYFVALGEAADLEITKQLFHLRSLGFSAERDYLGRKMKAQMKSADRMSARYTAILGEDELKGGVIALKSMETGEQRTVKLDELAQALN
- the dtd gene encoding D-aminoacyl-tRNA deacylase encodes the protein MRVVVQRCKDSSVTVDGTVTGAIGEGLMLLVGVTHEDTEKDAKYLADKVAGLRIFEDEAGKMNFSVTDTGGAILSVSQFTLYGDCRKGRRPNFMAAAAPAEAERLYDYFNEELRRGGLQVETGVFGAMMDVALTNWGPVTLLLDSRA